Genomic window (Oncorhynchus masou masou isolate Uvic2021 chromosome 9, UVic_Omas_1.1, whole genome shotgun sequence):
acctcaagctcaacctcgacaagatggagctcctcttcctccttgGGAAGGCTTGTCTGCTCCCtgacctctccatcacggttgacaactccatggcATCCCCCTCCCATAGttcaaagaaccttggcgtgaccctggacaacaccctgctGTTATCTGCAAACATCAACGCAGTAACTCGCTCTTGCAAGTTCATTCACTTCAACATCAATAGAGTGCGACCCTACCATACACAGGAAGCggagcaggtcctaatccaggcacttgtcatcgcATATCTGTATTACTGCAAtttgctgttggctgggctccctgctggTGCCATCAAACCCCACAATTTATCTAGAACGCCACAGCctgcctggtgttcaaccttcccaaattctcccatgtcaccccgctcctctgcacactccactggcttccagtcaaaaCTCGTAAGACCATGGTACTTGACTAAGGAGCAACAAGAGGAACTGCctctccctaccttcaggctttaCTCCAActctacaccccaacccgaggcACTCTGTTCTAACACCTCTGGTATCTTGGCCATCCCGCCCctaccccccaaaaaaatcataATCCTGAACTAACACTAGCACTTGACTTTTTCCCCCTCCTTAGTAGCTCTGACCTTACTGATCTCTACCTTATTGAGGAAGAATGTAccactatgactgagatatgtggttgtcccatttAGTTATCTTATCTTGAAACAGCGAATTCTGAGAGTGTGAATAATGCGACAAAAGTGTGCTTTTAATACAATACGTAGGctaacacatacaacacagaaatATGACAGTTTACAAATAACCTGCGGTTCAACAAAAACAATTTATCACAAAATTGTATTTCTATCCGCCCGCAGCATGAAATATTCCGAATGCGCTGCAGTGATCTCTGTCGGGACCCGCATTCACTCTCCTATGAGGCAACTGTTTTAGCGGATCAGTATGTCTGTGCAACCAATCAGTCATAGCGGTTAAGAAAAAATCCGAGTTGACATGACCACCGTCATCTATATCAATATCTATTTCTTGTTACGATGGATGTAGCTATGAATATAAACATAAAATCCTCATAGCCTACATGTTTAATTTATTCGGTAAAGCACATAGATGTGTATGAAACGAGCAAGCAAAAACGTTGAAACTGGTCGtgtgccttttgaattttgtgTAACATCAATCAGTAGTCTAGTCAAGGAAGCATCATGCAGATTATATTGGTACACTCCAAAGACCAATACCATCGCCAAATGCCTTGAGTTGGTACCACCCAGCACATCCAGAAGGAAGTGTAGGTATTTCATACCGAACCCCTCCTTTGAGATGATGTCGACGCTCTCTCTACATCACGATTTCAATGGTAGAGTTGAACCGCTAAGGACAAAAAAGAGGTCGATTTAGTTACTACTATAAAACCAACATATAATCACTTTTGCAACGAACTGTCAAAATGAAGACTAGAAGTGACGTGTTTCACTGTAACTAAGCCTAAAACATCTGTTTTTCGAATATGTTTCTTCTTCGTGGAAGTTACTATTTAAAGGTGGCTTCAATGCTGTGAAAAACAATTGTACTGCACTAGAGTACAACAATTTATATTCCCAAAATGTAGCATGTATTTCTTTATAATAGGactcttatttatttttttaataatccGGGATCGTGCTGCCAACATAATATCCCGCTGCCAAGAGAACAGTAATGGAAACTGCATAGTACAACATACATACACGAGAGAATGTTCCTACCTGTCCTCCGAtattttttttacagaactgCAAGATAATTAATTGAAATATAAACTTTTTTTAAAGGGTGGGCACATCAGTATAAACTATGTTAAACTGATGAATTAATGTTTGCACAACTCAAAAATGTCATACATCCTAATAGGTTCTCTCCCCTATTTTCCTTCATTGGAACCTTCTGGGTTGGCTGGAGCGGTTGGACCAGTAAAATACCATAAAATACTTGTCATTTTTCTAAAATTCGTGGCATTTTCATGAAGGCCAGTAGTCAATTCCACCGAATGCTAAACTTTATACCAGGAGGATTATGACCTACGAAGGGGAAAACAGATgaaaaaactgaaaatatttgttGCATCAGTGATAATATCAGGCTGTTTTATATAATTGAAAATTGTTATATGCACACAGAAAAACATTTAATAGATTGTTTGTGATAGAGGTGGATGCAAATCTACTATTGTAGTGCCCTGGTCATTGTCATGAAATTGTTATATTACCAGTCTTGTTGAAACGTTTTTGAAAATGTCTGACTGTAGCCAAACCATTTTGATTGATAGCCTTCGCATGTTGTGATTGAGTTTATAGCTTTATGAACATAGACCTAAACTATAATATAGCTTCTGATCCCAATTGATGCTACTTCTTCAGAACAAGCGTAATATACATATTGGTCACACgtatgtttgtttgtctgtttctgttttCATTTGGGAGGTAACTGTTACACAAAAGCCTTATTATCATCTCAAGCAGAGAGAAGAGGCATCGCATTATTCCACGTTTACAGCTCCTGTGCGATTGGCTCCCCCGGTGCGCACGTACACCAATGGGATGACGAGAGGCGCAGTTTAAAAAGGAAGCCGCGAAGACATTTCCGCTtatccaaaacaaaacaaacgggCAAGCCCAAAGATATCGGACAAGAGAACGGTAAGCTGCACTCATATGACCACTAGCCACCAAACGGTGAGTAATTGACAGTAAGTTTGCACATTTATTAGCAATGTAAATATCTTGCTCTCGCTTTTGAATGACAAAAGCCATCCCCGCTAGCTAGCAGCGGGATATCTGTAACCTTATACAGGCCTCCCTGGAGTAAAAAGGCTGCTAACTAGTCATGCCTTCCACCAACCAAACCAAAGATGATCTGATCGAACTTGGACGCTGTCCTCACTAACGTTACTCTCGGGTTGTCATAAACCTCAAGCGTATTTGGACTCCCTGATAGTTGATAATGACTAGCCGAGGTAGAAAATTGTCTGAAATGtctgtttagctagctaacaggatTTTACTAATTACCACTTGCCCAAACAGGAAATGGCTTCAATCTTCACTGAGAGAAATGCAACCCTCCATACACCTGCCCTGAAGATGCGCCAGCGGTTGCAATCTGTTCCAGGTACTCTGCCTTTCTTACAATTGTCAATTATTTACCTTCGTTTGTCTGTTTCATAATCAAGGCTACATTTGGTGTTTAAACCACCATGAGAACACATGCACTTCTGTTACCATCTGAGACAGTAAAATGTAAACGATTGTCCCTGATTGTTAAGTGTATACTTTGCTCAACCTATTTACCACTTAAAATATATGCTTACAGAGAACCTCTTGAAGACTCCTGTAACTGGAAAAAAGTTTCATGCTCCTTTACAGTCTGGTCGTAAGGCTTTGGGGGCAGTGAACAAGATCCCATCAATGCCAGCTGGAAATGGACAAGAGAAGAACAAACTCCTTGAGGCACAGGTCATAAGCTCACAATTTGACAAATTATTTTTGCTAGGTGATGTGTGCCTAGATCTGTATAGTAATCATGATTTTTCTCTCTTCAGGAAACAAAAGTTAAAACCCTCCCTCAGACCAAAGTAGAAGAATACCCAGATATTGAGAGGTTTATCCCCTATGACCCACTTGGTAAGTTTACTCTGGTGTTTTACCCTTTGATATCCTGCCACCTTTCTGATAACCACCCACTAACTTTTTTAACTTTGTGGTTCTAGAGTTTGAGAACTATGTCATCCCAGAGGATGTGGTTTGCCTGAGTCATCTTGTGCTTCCTGGACTGGTACGTCTCCCAGAAATGCCATCTCTGCCTGAAGAGGACTTTGAAGTGCTTGAGACATACACATGTATTTCTCCGTTGAAgaacctaccacgctcaggttcGTTTCAGGATTTGGGTTTCAATTAAACTGGAATTGTCAGTTTGTCATTTCAGTTTCTTTCTTTTATTTTCCTCAGACAATTGTGCTATGGAATTGGATGCATTTCTTCAAACTATCAACAAGCTGACCATTGACCTGCCCCCAGAGATGGATGAATACTGAGTCTATAGCTTTGTACAGTTTTTCACCTACTGTTTCTTTTTTATCAATAAAGTTTGTTCATGAAATCCTGACTAGTGTTACTGATTCATTTCATGTGTTGCATTGGCTGATGCAAATCTGACACTTATTTTGGGATTATTGCATACCTATTCAAGGTGTATCATTTAGGATGTGTGAGCAGTACTTTAACTGGTCCAAGACTTGTCTGTGCTGCGGTTTTGCTAACTATGGTCACTGACGCCCCAATGACCATGAGTTGGCAAGACTGTGGGAACAGAACTGGGGCCAAGCTAAGGTATTTCATGTAGACTACACTGACACAAGTTAATGTTAGGTGTGGACTATACCAAGTACATGATCTAGCATAATCTATGCAAAGTGTttaagatcttcagtttcttggcaatttatcgCATGGAATAGTCTTAATGTCTCAGAACTAGAATCGACTGACTGGTTTAAGAATGGTAttttctggctattttgagcctgtaatccaaCCCTCAAATGACctccagacactcaactagtcGAAAGGCCACTTTAATTGCTTTAATTAGCACAAGGTTTCAGCTGTGCcaacaattgcaaaagggttttctaattagCATTTGAAAATAAACTTaggttagctaacacaacatgccattggcacacaggagtgatggttgctgataatgggcctctgtacaacgatctagatattccattcaaaatcatgTTTCCAGCTACACTAGTAATTTCTTACACTCTTCTGATCGGGGATTGTAATAAACAAATGTGCTTATTCAAATGTAAGTGACACcacacttttgaatggtagtgtatattgtGCATATATATAGTACTTTAATTTAAAGCAGTCAATACATTACCAAACAAGATATTTAATCATAACCCTCAGCCCATcgcacctatcaccatagaccatcTTTAG
Coding sequences:
- the pttg1 gene encoding securin isoform X1; protein product: MTTSHQTEMASIFTERNATLHTPALKMRQRLQSVPENLLKTPVTGKKFHAPLQSGRKALGAVNKIPSMPAGNGQEKNKLLEAQETKVKTLPQTKVEEYPDIERFIPYDPLEFENYVIPEDVVCLSHLVLPGLVRLPEMPSLPEEDFEVLETYTCISPLKNLPRSDNCAMELDAFLQTINKLTIDLPPEMDEY
- the pttg1 gene encoding securin isoform X2, which codes for MASIFTERNATLHTPALKMRQRLQSVPENLLKTPVTGKKFHAPLQSGRKALGAVNKIPSMPAGNGQEKNKLLEAQETKVKTLPQTKVEEYPDIERFIPYDPLEFENYVIPEDVVCLSHLVLPGLVRLPEMPSLPEEDFEVLETYTCISPLKNLPRSDNCAMELDAFLQTINKLTIDLPPEMDEY